The Caballeronia sp. Lep1P3 genome window below encodes:
- a CDS encoding polyprenyl synthetase family protein, translated as MSSTATSSPNAAALLAPVSEDMQQVNRVIRQRLASEVMLINQISEYIIGAGGKRLRPALLLLVAGALGDTTGHRHELAAVVEFIHTATLLHDDVVDESDLRRGRKTANALFGNAASVLVGDFLYSRSFEMMVSVGKMRVMEILSVATNIISEGEVLQLLNMHDPDVDEARYMQVIRYKTAKLFEAAAQLGAVLSGADARTEAAAAEFGRRIGTAFQIMDDWLDYTGTPESMGKNAGDDLREGKPTLPLIYLMEHGTPEQATLAREAIEQGGTDRFETIFHAITTSGALDHTLECARQEAQAAASAISSFPASIYKESLLELCSYSTSRQS; from the coding sequence ATGTCGTCCACCGCCACTTCCTCTCCCAACGCTGCCGCACTGCTCGCCCCGGTCTCCGAGGACATGCAGCAGGTCAATCGCGTCATCCGGCAGCGCCTGGCATCAGAAGTGATGCTCATCAACCAGATTTCGGAGTACATCATCGGCGCGGGCGGCAAGCGGCTGCGTCCGGCGCTCTTGCTCCTCGTGGCGGGCGCGCTGGGCGATACGACCGGACATCGCCATGAGCTCGCGGCTGTCGTCGAGTTCATTCACACGGCGACGCTGCTGCACGACGACGTCGTCGACGAATCGGACCTGCGCCGCGGCCGCAAGACGGCCAATGCGCTCTTCGGCAACGCGGCGAGCGTGCTCGTCGGCGATTTCCTGTATTCGCGCTCGTTCGAGATGATGGTGAGCGTCGGCAAGATGCGCGTGATGGAGATTTTGTCGGTCGCGACCAACATCATCTCCGAGGGCGAGGTTCTGCAGCTTCTCAACATGCACGATCCGGACGTCGACGAAGCGCGATACATGCAGGTCATCCGCTACAAGACGGCAAAGCTCTTCGAGGCGGCGGCGCAACTGGGCGCCGTGCTGTCGGGCGCGGACGCGCGCACCGAAGCCGCCGCAGCGGAGTTCGGCAGGCGCATCGGCACGGCGTTCCAGATCATGGACGACTGGCTCGACTACACCGGCACGCCCGAATCGATGGGCAAGAACGCCGGCGACGACCTGCGCGAGGGCAAGCCCACGCTTCCGCTCATCTATCTGATGGAGCACGGCACGCCTGAACAGGCGACGCTCGCCCGCGAAGCGATCGAGCAAGGCGGCACCGATCGTTTCGAGACCATCTTTCACGCGATCACGACGTCCGGCGCGCTCGATCACACGCTGGAATGCGCGCGCCAGGAAGCTCAAGCGGCAGCAAGCGCGATTTCTTCATTCCCCGCTTCCATTTACAAAGAGAGCCTGCTAGAATTATGTTCTTACTCGACATCGAGGCAGTCTTAA
- a CDS encoding RNA pyrophosphohydrolase — protein sequence MLDREGFRPNVGIILLNARNEVFWGKRLREHSWQFPQGGIKYGETPVQAMYRELHEETGLLPEHVKVVGRTRDWLRYEVPDKFIKREVRGHYRGQKQIWFLLRMVGRDCDICLRATDHPEFDAWRWNEYWVPLDAVIEFKRDVYQLALTELSRFLRRTNSRGERGERAAHHGPRYPRVIQTLTIETPAVTAGGAAVQAECTISEEVRIVARRSSCD from the coding sequence ATGCTGGATCGTGAAGGCTTTCGCCCGAACGTCGGCATCATCCTCTTGAACGCGCGCAACGAAGTGTTTTGGGGCAAGCGGCTGCGTGAACATTCCTGGCAGTTTCCGCAAGGGGGTATCAAATACGGCGAAACCCCCGTGCAAGCAATGTATCGGGAGTTACACGAAGAAACCGGCCTGCTTCCGGAGCACGTGAAAGTTGTCGGTCGCACGCGCGACTGGCTGCGTTATGAGGTGCCGGATAAGTTCATCAAGCGCGAAGTGCGCGGTCATTATCGCGGTCAGAAACAGATCTGGTTTCTGCTGCGAATGGTAGGCCGCGACTGCGACATTTGCCTGCGCGCGACGGACCATCCGGAGTTCGATGCCTGGCGCTGGAACGAGTATTGGGTGCCGCTCGACGCGGTCATCGAGTTCAAGCGCGACGTTTATCAACTGGCTCTCACCGAGCTATCCCGCTTTTTGCGGCGAACCAACTCCCGTGGCGAACGCGGCGAGCGCGCCGCGCATCATGGGCCGCGTTATCCGCGCGTGATTCAGACGTTAACGATCGAGACGCCTGCCGTCACTGCCGGCGGCGCCGCGGTTCAGGCAGAATGCACGATCAGCGAAGAAGTGCGGATCGTCGCGCGGCGCTCATCGTGCGATTGA
- a CDS encoding HlyC/CorC family transporter, which produces MDNLPLWAQICAIFLLLFLSGFFSISETSMMALNRHRLKFLANQGSLSARTTQGLLAKTDQLLSVILIGNNLINTIIPVLTTSIALRTFGHNNVVLSVTTGLIAFLIIVFAEIAPKIVGATYPEKVALPASLVLAPLMRIARPLVWFVNLFANAILGALRINTKGNRDQRLSPEELRTIVLETGSFMPTKHRSILLNLFDLENISVDDVMIPRRRIEALDFDAPFDDILHQLETCYHNKLVVYQGDIDRVLGVLHVRKTLSALHNQELERETLRELLTEPYFVPTGTPVFQQLQYFQESGHRIAIVVDEYGELQGLVTPEDIIEELIGEFTSTIPRGAGSRGWDENGECIVPGSMPLRELNRWLKLTLPTDGPKTLNGLILETLEDIPDGDVSLRIAGVHCEVMRSDDQAIRTVKIFRPTPTAKRALR; this is translated from the coding sequence GTGGACAACCTTCCTTTATGGGCGCAGATCTGCGCCATTTTTCTGCTTCTCTTTCTCTCCGGTTTCTTCTCGATCTCCGAAACGTCGATGATGGCGCTCAACCGCCATCGCCTGAAATTTCTGGCAAACCAGGGATCGCTCAGCGCGCGCACGACACAAGGCCTCCTCGCCAAGACGGACCAACTGCTTTCCGTCATCCTGATCGGCAACAACCTCATCAATACCATCATTCCGGTCCTCACGACGTCGATCGCGCTGCGCACGTTCGGGCACAACAACGTCGTGCTGTCGGTGACGACGGGTCTCATCGCGTTTCTCATCATCGTGTTCGCGGAGATCGCGCCGAAGATCGTCGGCGCCACGTATCCGGAGAAAGTCGCGCTGCCGGCGAGCCTCGTGCTCGCGCCGCTCATGCGCATCGCGCGGCCGCTCGTGTGGTTCGTCAATCTGTTCGCGAACGCCATTCTCGGCGCGCTGCGCATCAACACCAAAGGCAACCGCGATCAGCGGCTCTCGCCCGAGGAACTGCGCACCATCGTGCTCGAAACCGGCAGCTTCATGCCGACGAAGCACCGCAGTATTCTCCTTAACCTCTTCGATCTGGAGAACATCTCCGTCGATGACGTGATGATCCCGCGCCGCCGCATCGAAGCGCTCGACTTCGACGCCCCGTTCGACGACATTCTTCACCAGCTCGAAACCTGCTATCACAACAAGCTCGTCGTGTATCAGGGCGATATCGACCGCGTGCTCGGCGTGCTTCACGTGCGCAAGACGCTGTCGGCGCTGCATAACCAGGAACTCGAGCGCGAAACCTTGCGCGAGTTGCTGACCGAGCCTTACTTCGTGCCGACCGGCACGCCGGTCTTCCAGCAGTTGCAGTACTTTCAGGAAAGCGGGCACCGCATCGCGATCGTCGTCGACGAATACGGCGAACTGCAAGGGCTCGTGACGCCGGAAGACATCATCGAGGAACTGATCGGCGAATTCACGTCGACGATCCCGCGCGGCGCGGGCTCGCGCGGCTGGGACGAAAACGGCGAATGCATCGTCCCGGGCAGCATGCCGCTGCGCGAACTGAACCGCTGGCTGAAACTCACGCTGCCGACGGACGGCCCCAAGACGCTCAACGGGCTGATACTCGAAACGCTCGAAGACATTCCCGATGGCGACGTTTCGCTGCGCATCGCGGGCGTGCATTGCGAAGTCATGCGCAGCGACGATCAGGCCATCCGCACCGTCAAGATCTTTCGCCCGACGCCAACGGCCAAGCGCGCGCTGCGTTAG
- the ffh gene encoding signal recognition particle protein: MLDNLTQRMARVVKTLRGEARLTEANTQEMLREVRLALLEADVALPVVREFIAKVKEKALGEEVLSSLSPGQALVGVVQRELTAVIGGDYEGKAAELNLAVTPPAVILMAGLQGAGKTTTTGKLAKLLREKQKKKVLTVSVDVYRPAAIRQLQTVTEQVGADFFPSEPDQKPADIARAAIDWAKRHYHDVVIVDTAGRLGIDEAMMNEISELHALLKPAETLFVVDAMLGQDAVNTAKAFNDALPLTGVVLTKLDGDSRGGAALSVRHVTGKPIKFVGVAEKLDGLEVFHPDRMANRILGMGDILALVEEAQRGVDTQAAQKLADKVKKGGDFDLNDFKAQLSQMKKMGGLSSLMDKLPAQFQQAAQGADMNNAEKQMRRMEGIINSMTLQERAKPELIKAARKRRIAAGAGVHVQEVNRMLNQYEQMRGMMKKLKGGNLQKMMRGMKGMMPGMR, translated from the coding sequence ATGCTCGACAACCTCACTCAACGGATGGCGCGCGTCGTCAAGACGCTGCGCGGCGAGGCCCGGCTCACCGAGGCCAACACGCAGGAAATGCTCCGCGAAGTCCGGCTCGCGCTGCTCGAAGCGGACGTGGCGCTGCCTGTCGTGCGCGAATTCATCGCGAAGGTGAAGGAAAAGGCGCTCGGCGAAGAGGTCCTCTCGAGCCTGTCGCCGGGTCAGGCGCTCGTCGGCGTCGTCCAGCGCGAACTGACGGCCGTGATCGGCGGCGACTACGAAGGCAAGGCCGCCGAACTGAATCTCGCGGTCACGCCGCCCGCCGTGATCCTGATGGCCGGCTTGCAGGGCGCCGGCAAGACCACGACCACCGGCAAGCTCGCCAAGCTCCTGCGCGAGAAGCAGAAGAAAAAGGTGCTGACGGTTTCCGTCGACGTGTATCGCCCCGCCGCTATCCGCCAGTTGCAGACGGTGACCGAGCAGGTCGGCGCGGACTTTTTCCCGTCCGAGCCGGACCAGAAGCCCGCTGACATCGCGCGCGCGGCGATCGACTGGGCGAAGCGTCATTACCACGACGTCGTGATCGTCGATACGGCCGGCCGTCTCGGCATCGACGAAGCCATGATGAACGAAATCAGCGAGTTGCATGCGCTGCTCAAGCCCGCTGAAACGCTCTTCGTCGTCGATGCCATGCTCGGTCAGGATGCCGTCAACACCGCGAAGGCGTTCAACGACGCGCTGCCGCTCACCGGCGTCGTGCTCACGAAGCTCGACGGCGATTCGCGCGGCGGCGCGGCGCTTTCGGTGCGGCACGTCACCGGCAAGCCGATCAAGTTCGTCGGCGTCGCGGAAAAGCTGGACGGCCTCGAAGTCTTCCACCCGGATCGCATGGCGAACCGGATTCTCGGCATGGGCGACATTCTCGCGCTCGTCGAGGAAGCGCAGCGCGGCGTCGATACTCAAGCCGCGCAGAAACTCGCCGACAAGGTCAAGAAAGGCGGCGACTTCGATCTGAACGACTTCAAGGCGCAACTGTCGCAGATGAAGAAGATGGGCGGGCTGTCCTCGCTGATGGACAAGCTGCCCGCGCAGTTTCAGCAAGCCGCGCAGGGCGCGGACATGAACAACGCGGAGAAGCAGATGCGCCGCATGGAAGGCATCATCAATTCCATGACGCTGCAGGAGCGCGCGAAGCCCGAACTGATCAAGGCCGCGCGCAAGCGCCGCATTGCGGCGGGCGCGGGCGTGCACGTTCAGGAAGTCAACCGCATGCTGAATCAGTACGAGCAGATGCGCGGCATGATGAAGAAGCTCAAAGGCGGCAATCTGCAAAAGATGATGCGCGGCATGAAGGGCATGATGCCTGGCATGCGCTGA
- a CDS encoding hypoxanthine-guanine phosphoribosyltransferase: MNREEALHIFSHSEEIVSADEVNASIGRMASAIRTATSEDFPLVLSVMGGAAVFTGMLLPHLDFPLEFDYIHLTRYRNAIKGGSEMQWRVAPAESVKDRVVLVLDDILDEGETMAAIRDRIMAMGAKQFLSAVLCEKIIPKAKPLRPDFCGFEVPDRYVFGCGMDAKGYWRNLPTIRALTEGA; the protein is encoded by the coding sequence ATGAATCGCGAAGAAGCCCTCCATATTTTCAGCCACTCGGAAGAAATCGTTTCGGCTGACGAAGTCAACGCATCGATCGGGCGCATGGCATCGGCCATCAGGACGGCGACGAGCGAAGATTTCCCGCTCGTGCTTTCGGTCATGGGAGGCGCGGCCGTGTTCACCGGCATGCTGCTGCCGCATCTGGATTTCCCGCTCGAATTCGACTACATCCACCTGACGCGCTACCGCAACGCCATCAAGGGCGGCAGCGAAATGCAATGGCGCGTGGCGCCGGCGGAATCGGTGAAGGATCGCGTGGTGCTCGTGCTCGACGACATCCTCGATGAAGGTGAGACGATGGCCGCGATCCGCGACCGCATCATGGCGATGGGCGCCAAGCAGTTCCTGTCGGCGGTGCTGTGCGAGAAGATCATCCCGAAGGCGAAGCCGCTGCGCCCGGATTTCTGCGGCTTCGAGGTGCCGGACCGCTATGTGTTCGGCTGCGGCATGGATGCGAAGGGATACTGGCGGAATCTGCCCACGATTCGGGCGTTGACCGAAGGGGCGTGA
- a CDS encoding MarC family protein, protein MQYNFLSATILLLLITDPLGNIPIFINALRGVAIERRRVVILREVAIAFGILLVFMLAGDRFLRAMNLTDVSLRIGGGIVLFLIALRMIFPHPDGPMGGDTRGGEPLIVPLAIPALAGPSALATVMLLTSQAPGKMFEWIGALTVTMIVCAIVLILAEKIQQWLGERAVTAFERLMGLVLVAISVEMILTGIRAFVHQL, encoded by the coding sequence ATGCAGTACAACTTCCTGTCCGCGACGATCCTGCTTCTGCTCATCACGGACCCGCTCGGCAACATCCCGATCTTCATCAACGCGCTGCGCGGCGTTGCCATCGAGCGGCGTCGCGTCGTGATTCTGCGCGAAGTGGCGATCGCGTTCGGCATTCTGCTGGTCTTCATGCTGGCCGGCGACCGCTTCCTGCGCGCGATGAACCTCACGGATGTGTCGCTGCGCATCGGCGGCGGCATCGTGCTATTTCTGATCGCGCTCAGGATGATCTTTCCGCATCCCGACGGGCCGATGGGCGGCGACACGCGCGGCGGCGAACCGCTGATCGTGCCGCTCGCGATTCCCGCGCTCGCCGGGCCGTCCGCGCTCGCGACGGTGATGCTGCTGACTTCGCAGGCGCCGGGCAAGATGTTCGAGTGGATCGGCGCGCTGACCGTGACGATGATCGTCTGCGCGATCGTGCTGATTCTCGCGGAGAAGATTCAGCAATGGCTCGGCGAGCGTGCGGTGACGGCATTCGAGCGGTTGATGGGGCTCGTGCTCGTCGCCATTTCCGTCGAGATGATTCTTACCGGCATACGCGCTTTCGTGCATCAGTTGTAA
- the proB gene encoding glutamate 5-kinase — MRSVIAAAKRIVVKVGSSLVTNDGRGLDHAAIARWASQIAALREQGKEVVLVSSGAIAEGIHRLGWTKRPREIDELQAAAAVGQMGLAQVYESSFGAHGIRTAQILLTHADLADRERYLNARSTLLTLLRLGALPIINENDTVITDEIKFGDNDTLGALVANLIEGDALVILTDQRGLFTADPRKDPNATLVEQADAGTPELEAMAGGAGSSLGRGGMLTKILAAKRAAHSGANTVIASGREADVLTRLASGEMIGTQLVARTARMAARKQWMADHLQVRGHVIIDDGAVEKLTAGGKSLLPIGVVDVKGAFDRGEVIACVSGRGQEVARGITNYSSSEARLIHRRPSGEIETVLGYMLEPELIHRDNLVLV, encoded by the coding sequence ATGCGTTCGGTCATTGCCGCTGCGAAGCGAATCGTAGTGAAAGTGGGGTCCAGTCTCGTCACCAACGACGGGCGCGGGCTCGATCACGCGGCCATTGCGCGCTGGGCGTCGCAGATCGCGGCGCTGCGCGAGCAGGGCAAGGAAGTGGTGCTCGTGAGTTCCGGCGCGATCGCGGAGGGCATCCATCGGCTGGGATGGACCAAGCGCCCGCGCGAGATCGACGAATTGCAGGCCGCCGCCGCCGTCGGGCAAATGGGTCTCGCGCAAGTCTATGAGAGCAGCTTCGGCGCGCACGGCATTCGCACGGCGCAGATTCTGCTGACGCACGCGGACCTCGCCGACCGCGAGCGCTATCTCAACGCGCGTTCGACGCTGCTCACGCTGCTGCGTCTGGGCGCGCTGCCGATCATCAACGAGAACGACACCGTCATCACCGATGAAATCAAGTTCGGCGACAACGACACGCTCGGCGCGCTCGTCGCGAATCTGATCGAAGGCGATGCGCTCGTCATCCTCACCGATCAACGCGGCCTCTTCACCGCCGATCCGCGCAAGGACCCGAACGCGACGCTCGTCGAACAGGCCGACGCAGGCACGCCCGAACTCGAAGCGATGGCCGGCGGCGCGGGTTCGAGCCTCGGGCGCGGCGGCATGCTGACCAAGATTCTCGCGGCCAAACGCGCGGCGCACAGCGGCGCGAACACGGTCATCGCGAGCGGCCGTGAGGCGGACGTGCTCACGCGTCTCGCGTCGGGCGAGATGATCGGCACGCAACTCGTCGCGCGCACCGCACGCATGGCCGCGCGCAAGCAGTGGATGGCGGATCACTTGCAGGTGCGCGGACACGTCATCATCGACGATGGCGCCGTCGAGAAGCTCACCGCCGGCGGCAAGAGCTTGCTGCCGATCGGCGTCGTCGACGTGAAGGGCGCGTTCGATCGCGGGGAAGTGATCGCGTGCGTGAGCGGTCGCGGGCAGGAAGTGGCGCGTGGCATCACGAACTACAGCAGTTCGGAAGCACGGCTGATTCATCGGCGGCCGAGCGGGGAAATCGAAACCGTGCTCGGTTACATGCTCGAACCGGAGTTGATTCACCGCGACAATCTCGTTCTGGTTTGA
- the rplU gene encoding 50S ribosomal protein L21 — protein sequence MYAVIKTGGKQYKVAVGEKLKVEQIPADIDAEITLDQVLAVGEGESIQFGTPLVSGASVKATVVSQGRHKKVTIFKMRRRKHYQKHGGHRQNYTELRIDAINA from the coding sequence ATGTACGCGGTCATAAAAACCGGCGGCAAGCAGTACAAAGTTGCCGTTGGCGAAAAATTGAAAGTAGAACAGATACCGGCAGACATTGACGCTGAAATCACGCTCGACCAGGTTCTCGCAGTAGGCGAGGGCGAATCGATTCAGTTCGGTACGCCGTTGGTCAGTGGGGCTTCCGTCAAGGCTACCGTCGTGTCCCAGGGTCGTCACAAGAAAGTGACCATCTTCAAGATGCGCCGCCGGAAGCACTACCAAAAGCATGGCGGCCACCGCCAGAACTACACCGAACTGCGCATCGACGCGATCAACGCCTAA
- the rpmA gene encoding 50S ribosomal protein L27, which yields MAHKKAGGSSRNGRDSESKRLGVKVYGGQAINAGGIIVRQRGTRMHPGENVGIGKDHTLFALTDGHVQFVTKGAAKKHTVVVVPAA from the coding sequence ATGGCACACAAAAAAGCAGGCGGGTCTTCCCGCAACGGCCGCGATTCCGAATCGAAGCGCCTCGGCGTGAAGGTCTACGGCGGCCAGGCAATCAACGCGGGCGGCATCATCGTTCGCCAGCGCGGCACGCGCATGCATCCGGGTGAGAATGTCGGCATCGGCAAGGATCACACGCTGTTCGCGCTGACCGACGGCCACGTCCAGTTCGTGACCAAGGGCGCAGCGAAGAAGCACACGGTCGTCGTCGTCCCGGCAGCGTAA
- the cgtA gene encoding Obg family GTPase CgtA, producing the protein MKFIDEARIEVIAGDGGDGSASMRREKFVPFGGPDGGDGGRGGSVYAVADRNINTLIDYRFAKKHQARNGENGRGADCYGKGGDDITLRMPVGTIISDQETGEIIADLTEHNQQVLIAQGGAGGLGNLHFKSSTNRAPRQKTDGKPGERRMLKLELKVLADVGLLGMPNAGKSTFISSVSNARPKIADYPFTTLAPNLGVVRVGPSKSFVIADIPGLIEGAAEGAGLGHRFLRHLQRTGVLLHLVDLAPFDENVDPVAEAKAIVNELRKYDETLYEKPRWLVLNKLDMVPDEEREARVADFLERFEWDGPVYEISALTGQGCEALIYAIYDYISKHSDASRAAEAEDLAADVRFRDDVAGESSKEEE; encoded by the coding sequence ATGAAGTTCATTGACGAAGCGAGGATCGAAGTCATCGCCGGCGACGGGGGAGATGGCAGCGCGTCGATGCGCCGCGAAAAATTCGTCCCGTTCGGCGGGCCGGACGGCGGCGACGGCGGGCGCGGCGGCAGCGTCTACGCGGTCGCGGATCGCAACATCAACACGCTGATCGACTACCGGTTCGCGAAGAAGCACCAGGCGCGCAACGGCGAAAACGGCCGCGGCGCGGACTGCTACGGCAAAGGCGGCGACGACATCACGCTGCGCATGCCGGTCGGCACGATCATCTCGGATCAGGAAACGGGCGAGATCATCGCTGACCTGACCGAGCACAATCAGCAGGTTCTGATTGCGCAGGGCGGCGCGGGCGGCCTTGGCAATCTGCATTTCAAGTCGAGCACGAACCGCGCGCCGCGTCAGAAGACCGACGGGAAGCCGGGCGAGCGCCGCATGTTGAAGCTCGAACTGAAGGTGCTCGCGGATGTCGGACTGCTCGGCATGCCGAACGCCGGGAAGTCGACGTTCATCTCGTCGGTGTCCAACGCGCGGCCGAAGATCGCCGATTATCCGTTCACCACGCTCGCGCCGAATCTGGGCGTCGTGCGCGTCGGGCCGAGCAAGAGCTTCGTCATCGCCGATATTCCGGGGCTGATCGAAGGCGCGGCGGAAGGCGCGGGGCTTGGCCATCGCTTCCTGCGTCACTTGCAGCGCACCGGCGTGCTGCTGCATCTCGTCGACCTCGCGCCGTTCGATGAAAACGTCGATCCGGTAGCCGAAGCGAAAGCGATCGTCAACGAACTGCGCAAGTACGACGAGACGCTCTACGAGAAACCGCGCTGGCTCGTGCTGAACAAGCTCGACATGGTGCCGGACGAGGAACGCGAGGCGCGCGTCGCTGACTTCCTCGAACGCTTCGAATGGGACGGTCCGGTGTACGAGATTTCGGCGCTCACGGGTCAGGGCTGCGAAGCGCTGATCTACGCGATCTACGACTACATCTCGAAGCATTCCGACGCATCGCGCGCGGCCGAAGCGGAGGATCTCGCCGCCGACGTGCGTTTTCGCGACGATGTGGCCGGCGAGTCGAGCAAGGAAGAAGAGTAA
- a CDS encoding proline--tRNA ligase encodes MKASRFFIGTLKEAPADAEIVSHKLMMRAGMIRRVAGGIYDYLPIGLRSIRKVEAIVREEMNRAGALELLMPAVQPAELWQESGRWEQYGPELLRIKDRHERDFVVGPTHEEVVTDIARREIKSYRQLPVNFYQIQTKFRDEIRPRFGVMRGREFIMKDAYSFDKDVAGLAESYKKMYDAYVRIFTRIGLEFRAVAADNGSIGGSGSHEFHVIAETGEDDIAYCPTSDFAANVEAADALPLIAKRAAPGEDMKKTPTPGKAKCEAVAEYLDIPLERTIKSIILATDNEGAEPTIWLLMLRGDHSLNDIKTSKLPGLNGYRFATEAEIVEWFGTPPGYLGPIGTKKPVRVIADRTVANMSDFVVGSNEVDFHTTGVNWGRDLPEPEVADIRNVVAGDPSPDGKGTIEICRGIEVGHVFQLGTKYSDSMGATFLDEGGKPAPMQMGCYGIGVTRVLGAAIEQNFDDKGIIWPEAIAPFEVVICPMGYDRSDAVREQADTLYATLQDAGVDVILDDRGERPGVMFADWELIGVPHRIVIGDRGLKEGKLEYQARRDTEATLLPVAEAAGVVTAKIRAALGK; translated from the coding sequence ATGAAAGCATCCCGTTTCTTCATCGGCACCTTGAAGGAAGCTCCCGCCGACGCCGAAATCGTCAGCCACAAGCTGATGATGCGCGCCGGCATGATTCGCCGCGTCGCGGGCGGCATCTACGATTACCTGCCGATCGGCCTGCGCTCCATTCGCAAGGTCGAAGCCATCGTGCGCGAAGAGATGAACCGCGCCGGCGCGCTCGAATTGCTGATGCCGGCCGTGCAGCCCGCCGAGTTGTGGCAGGAATCGGGACGCTGGGAGCAGTACGGCCCCGAGCTGCTGCGCATCAAGGACCGTCACGAACGCGATTTCGTCGTCGGGCCGACGCACGAGGAAGTGGTCACGGACATCGCGCGCCGCGAGATCAAGAGCTATCGCCAGTTGCCGGTCAACTTCTATCAGATTCAGACCAAGTTCCGCGACGAAATCCGTCCGCGCTTCGGCGTGATGCGCGGGCGCGAGTTCATCATGAAGGACGCCTATTCCTTCGATAAGGACGTCGCCGGCCTCGCCGAGTCGTACAAAAAAATGTACGACGCCTACGTGCGCATCTTCACGCGCATCGGTCTGGAATTCCGCGCGGTGGCGGCGGACAACGGCTCCATCGGCGGCAGCGGCTCGCACGAGTTTCATGTGATCGCCGAAACGGGCGAGGACGACATCGCCTATTGCCCGACCTCCGACTTCGCGGCCAACGTCGAAGCCGCCGACGCGCTGCCGCTGATCGCGAAGCGCGCCGCGCCCGGCGAGGACATGAAGAAGACGCCGACGCCCGGCAAGGCCAAGTGCGAAGCGGTGGCCGAGTACCTCGACATTCCGCTCGAGCGCACGATCAAGTCGATCATTCTCGCCACCGACAACGAAGGCGCCGAGCCGACCATCTGGCTGCTGATGCTGCGCGGCGATCATTCGCTCAACGACATCAAGACGAGCAAGCTGCCCGGTCTCAACGGCTATCGCTTCGCGACCGAAGCCGAGATCGTCGAATGGTTCGGCACGCCGCCGGGCTATCTCGGTCCCATCGGCACGAAGAAGCCGGTGCGCGTGATCGCGGACCGCACGGTGGCGAACATGAGCGACTTCGTCGTCGGCTCGAACGAAGTCGATTTCCATACGACCGGCGTGAACTGGGGCCGCGATCTGCCGGAGCCGGAAGTCGCGGACATCCGCAATGTCGTGGCGGGCGATCCGTCGCCGGACGGCAAAGGCACGATCGAAATCTGCCGCGGCATCGAAGTGGGCCATGTCTTCCAGCTCGGCACCAAGTATTCGGATTCGATGGGCGCCACGTTCCTCGACGAAGGCGGCAAGCCCGCGCCGATGCAGATGGGCTGCTATGGCATCGGCGTCACGCGCGTGCTGGGCGCGGCCATCGAACAGAATTTCGACGATAAGGGCATCATCTGGCCGGAAGCCATTGCGCCGTTCGAAGTCGTGATCTGCCCGATGGGTTACGACCGCAGCGACGCCGTGCGCGAGCAGGCCGACACGCTCTACGCCACGCTGCAGGACGCGGGCGTCGACGTGATTCTCGACGATCGCGGCGAGCGTCCGGGCGTGATGTTCGCGGACTGGGAACTGATCGGCGTGCCGCATCGCATCGTGATCGGCGATCGCGGGCTGAAGGAAGGCAAGCTCGAATATCAGGCGCGCCGCGACACCGAAGCGACGCTGCTGCCGGTGGCAGAAGCGGCGGGCGTCGTGACGGCGAAGATTCGGGCCGCGCTCGGAAAGTAA
- a CDS encoding CNP1-like family protein — MLAALAGCSSSKGPSNQDDGVFTYLLDRKTQWVENKVDTMPPLPQASNLLPFNVSQNTPLTFAIDKTSLSVGDDGVVRYVVVATSPGGARNVNYEGIRCDTYEWRRYASIDDAGTGWDRDVAFDFRRIENGELNAYQAALYQDYFCTSKLPVGNAKQIVENIKYKRTQSSINVR; from the coding sequence ATGCTCGCCGCGCTCGCCGGCTGTTCCAGTTCCAAAGGCCCGTCCAATCAGGACGACGGCGTCTTCACCTACCTGCTCGACCGCAAGACGCAGTGGGTCGAGAACAAGGTCGACACCATGCCGCCCTTGCCGCAGGCGTCGAATCTGCTGCCGTTCAACGTATCGCAGAACACGCCGCTGACGTTCGCGATCGACAAGACTTCGCTTTCAGTGGGCGATGACGGCGTCGTGCGATACGTCGTCGTCGCGACGAGCCCCGGGGGCGCGCGCAACGTCAACTACGAAGGCATTCGCTGCGATACCTACGAATGGCGGCGCTACGCGAGCATCGACGACGCCGGCACCGGCTGGGACCGCGACGTCGCGTTCGATTTCCGGCGCATCGAGAATGGCGAGCTGAACGCGTATCAGGCGGCGCTGTATCAGGATTACTTCTGCACGAGCAAGTTGCCCGTCGGCAATGCAAAGCAGATCGTCGAGAACATCAAGTACAAGCGCACGCAGAGTTCGATCAACGTGCGCTGA